A single window of Bacteroidota bacterium DNA harbors:
- a CDS encoding transcriptional regulator encodes MFKDLDPILHSQLRLAIVSLLVSVKEAEFTYLKEQTNSSAGNLSVQIQKLKEAGYIEVEKKFKDNYPQTNCRITSAGIHAFDEYVKNIKQYLTKSK; translated from the coding sequence ATGTTTAAAGATCTGGATCCCATATTGCATTCTCAATTACGATTGGCAATTGTTTCTTTGTTAGTTTCTGTGAAGGAAGCTGAATTCACCTATTTGAAAGAGCAAACAAACTCTAGTGCCGGAAATTTAAGCGTGCAAATTCAAAAGTTGAAGGAAGCGGGGTACATTGAAGTGGAGAAAAAGTTTAAAGACAATTATCCGCAAACAAACTGCAGAATTACATCAGCAGGTATTCACGCTTTTGATGAATATGTAAAAAACATTAAGCAGTATTTAACTAAATCAAAATAA
- a CDS encoding gliding motility-associated C-terminal domain-containing protein, which yields MKRISILILSILFLGFYSNKTVACHGLPLVNYSFNVGATGVTVNGSSNAATCGCGPYWMQVEVSCSPAFVGNMPTCLTATLINWNVANGTTYTSYPYYQSLLNIPAYTGPAWMDNCVVEPYHSVFIPFNQFCPGSTMFFRAREVIAGGGPSFGPWTAVSQFVVPGTLLTPTCTPNLTHTPPTTPGSPACVGTPFVLNINNLNCLTTCGGTLAPSCVPTTTVFYKWRSNPANPSTPTITSLPTLNVPIVNTTTTFSVWAIDSCSVPGGACAKKSLCVNTNTVWPLTTTIYINNVTVMASFPAPPNQCLNGNNFSFNAVTSPGTNYNWNFGDGNLGAGASVNHSYAAPGTYTVSLTASNPAACAPNTATQVVTVYPMPVITAGNSGPVCAGLPLNLTSNGAVNYSWSGPGGFNSALQNPSIASPAINQSGIYTVTGTDANGCVGTATTNVVINPGAPLNISNTGPVCSGNNISMTVSGSNTYTWSGPGSFSSNQSTVTFNNAAASVSGIYTVTATSAGGCISTATTQLVVNPTPTVTITNSGPVCNGNTINLSANGGGTYQWSGPGGFTSTQANITINNATSNNAGVYTVTVTSTEGCTSVASTTVVVYQKPSCSVTASSPVCVGDELKFTTTENLANTYSWSGPNGFVSNQKNPKIPESTLNNNGTYVLTVTSEKGCTATASVNVIVNPLPDVNITAKNTSGCAPLCNVGFTATSSSNITKYEWTLGNGTTSSNSNIDDVCFYQSGPYSPAVTVVDNNGCRNTMATNVQVFPKPVADYKYSPNPINILNPLVNFTDISFGGDINTWFWAINPGNYGTFAQQNPSVTFQDTGVYAVHLVVTNTNGCKDTVSKAIYVYEDFMFYVPNAFTPNGDGQNDEFKPIITNVSNYHMIIFDRWGKEVFSTKDPNKGWDGVVKSKINNNAPTKQEVYIWRIEFSSKGKGAVHTGHVTLIK from the coding sequence ATGAAACGCATTAGTATTTTAATCCTCAGCATCCTTTTCTTAGGTTTTTATTCAAACAAAACTGTAGCCTGTCACGGCTTACCTTTAGTAAATTACAGCTTTAACGTTGGTGCCACCGGCGTAACCGTTAACGGTAGTTCAAATGCTGCAACTTGTGGTTGCGGACCTTATTGGATGCAAGTTGAAGTTTCGTGTTCGCCGGCATTTGTTGGTAACATGCCTACTTGTTTAACTGCCACTTTAATAAATTGGAATGTGGCAAACGGAACAACTTATACAAGTTATCCTTATTACCAATCCTTACTTAATATTCCGGCTTATACCGGTCCGGCTTGGATGGATAATTGTGTTGTTGAACCTTATCATAGTGTTTTTATTCCGTTCAATCAATTTTGTCCGGGCTCTACCATGTTTTTCAGGGCACGTGAAGTTATTGCAGGAGGTGGGCCTTCTTTCGGACCATGGACAGCAGTTAGTCAGTTTGTAGTGCCAGGAACATTATTAACTCCAACATGTACACCAAACTTAACACACACTCCTCCTACTACACCTGGATCACCGGCATGCGTGGGAACACCGTTTGTATTAAATATTAATAATTTGAATTGCTTAACTACTTGTGGTGGAACTTTAGCACCTTCATGTGTGCCAACAACAACTGTATTTTATAAATGGCGTTCTAACCCTGCTAACCCTTCTACACCAACCATTACAAGCTTACCAACTTTAAACGTTCCGATTGTAAATACTACAACAACATTTTCAGTTTGGGCAATCGATTCATGTAGTGTACCGGGCGGTGCTTGCGCAAAGAAAAGTTTATGCGTTAACACGAATACAGTATGGCCTTTAACAACTACTATTTACATTAACAATGTAACTGTTATGGCATCCTTTCCTGCTCCACCGAATCAATGTTTGAATGGTAATAATTTTTCTTTTAATGCTGTAACATCACCTGGCACCAATTACAATTGGAATTTTGGAGATGGAAATTTAGGGGCAGGAGCTTCCGTAAATCATTCTTATGCGGCACCGGGTACATACACAGTTTCACTTACTGCTTCTAATCCTGCAGCATGTGCACCAAATACAGCCACACAAGTTGTAACAGTTTATCCAATGCCGGTAATTACCGCTGGTAACAGTGGTCCTGTTTGTGCAGGATTACCTCTTAACTTAACTTCAAACGGTGCGGTTAATTACAGCTGGAGCGGTCCGGGTGGGTTTAACTCTGCATTACAAAATCCAAGCATTGCTTCACCTGCTATCAATCAATCCGGAATTTATACTGTAACAGGAACAGATGCTAACGGTTGTGTAGGCACGGCAACTACCAATGTGGTAATTAATCCGGGTGCTCCATTAAATATCAGCAACACTGGACCTGTTTGTAGCGGAAACAACATTAGCATGACAGTTAGCGGATCGAACACTTATACTTGGAGTGGTCCAGGAAGTTTCTCTTCCAATCAAAGTACTGTTACATTTAACAACGCAGCAGCAAGTGTAAGCGGAATTTATACGGTTACTGCGACTAGTGCAGGTGGATGTATTAGTACAGCTACTACACAATTAGTAGTTAATCCTACTCCAACTGTTACTATTACTAATAGCGGTCCGGTATGTAATGGTAATACAATTAACTTATCAGCCAATGGCGGCGGTACCTACCAATGGAGTGGTCCTGGTGGATTTACTTCTACTCAAGCTAACATCACCATAAACAATGCAACTTCAAATAATGCAGGCGTATACACAGTAACCGTTACCAGCACAGAAGGATGTACAAGTGTAGCATCTACAACTGTGGTTGTATATCAAAAACCAAGTTGCAGTGTAACAGCAAGCTCACCGGTTTGCGTTGGTGATGAATTAAAATTTACAACAACAGAAAATTTAGCGAATACTTATAGTTGGTCAGGGCCAAACGGATTTGTTTCTAATCAGAAAAATCCGAAAATTCCTGAATCAACTTTAAACAACAATGGTACTTATGTTTTAACTGTTACTTCCGAGAAAGGTTGTACGGCCACTGCTAGTGTGAATGTAATTGTTAATCCATTACCTGATGTAAATATCACTGCAAAAAACACCAGCGGATGTGCTCCTCTATGTAATGTAGGATTTACTGCAACTTCATCTTCTAACATTACTAAATACGAATGGACTTTAGGAAACGGCACCACTTCATCTAACAGTAATATCGATGATGTTTGTTTCTACCAAAGCGGACCATACTCACCTGCTGTAACGGTTGTAGATAATAACGGTTGTAGAAACACAATGGCAACTAACGTACAGGTATTCCCTAAGCCGGTTGCTGATTATAAATACAGTCCGAACCCAATCAATATTTTGAATCCATTGGTAAACTTCACCGACATATCTTTCGGTGGCGATATCAATACTTGGTTCTGGGCAATTAATCCGGGTAATTATGGAACATTTGCACAGCAAAATCCTTCAGTAACTTTTCAGGATACCGGTGTATACGCAGTACATTTAGTAGTAACGAATACGAATGGCTGTAAGGACACTGTATCAAAAGCGATTTATGTGTATGAAGACTTTATGTTCTATGTTCCAAATGCGTTTACTCCAAATGGCGATGGACAAAATGATGAGTTTAAACCAATCATCACCAATGTAAGCAACTACCACATGATTATTTTTGATCGTTGGGGTAAAGAAGTATTTTCAACAAAGGATCCAAACAAAGGTTGGGATGGAGTTGTAAAGAGTAAGATTAATAATAACGCTCCAACTAAACAAGAAGTGTATATCTGGCGAATAGAATTTAGCAGTAAAGGCAAAGGCGCGGTTCATACCGGACATGTCACACTGATTAAATAG
- the lepA gene encoding elongation factor 4 translates to MKNIRNFCIIAHIDHGKSTLADRLLEYTNTISKREMQDQVLDDMDLEKERGITIKSHAIQMDYMYKGEKYVLNLIDTPGHVDFSYEVSRSIAACEGALLIVDAAQGIQAQTISNLYLALEHDLEIIPIMNKIDLPSAEPELVKDQIVDLLGCKREDIMSASGKTGQGVHEILEAIVDRIPAPSGDENGPLQALIFDSVFNSFRGIIAYFRIYNGQLKKGDKVKFVNTGMEYNADEIGVLRLKQEPRDIVKTGDVGYIISGIKEAREVKVGDTITTVANPCKEAIKGFEDVKPMVFAGIYPVDTEDFEELRYSMEKLQLNDASLTWEPESSAALGFGFRCGFLGMLHMEIVQERLEREFNMTVITTVPNVSYIAYKTNGEVITVNNPSDLPDPALIDYVEEPYIKANIITKSEFIGPVMSLCIEKRGQIVTQNYLTADRVELVFEMPLGEVVFDFFDRLKSISKGYASFDYHPIGMKQSDLVKLDILLNGEQVDALSALIHRSNAYEFGKKICEKLKELIPRQQFEIPIQAAVGAKIIARETIRAIRKDVTAKCYGGDISRKRKLLEKQKEGKKRMKQVGSVEIPQSAFMAVLKLND, encoded by the coding sequence ATGAAGAACATCAGGAACTTTTGCATTATTGCCCATATCGACCACGGAAAAAGCACACTTGCCGACCGCCTATTGGAATATACAAACACCATTAGCAAACGCGAGATGCAAGATCAGGTTTTGGATGACATGGATCTAGAGAAAGAGCGCGGGATTACCATTAAGAGTCACGCCATTCAAATGGATTACATGTACAAAGGCGAGAAGTATGTTTTGAATTTGATTGATACGCCGGGTCACGTTGACTTTAGTTACGAAGTATCGCGTTCAATTGCGGCGTGCGAAGGTGCTTTATTAATTGTAGACGCTGCACAGGGTATACAAGCACAAACTATTTCGAATTTATATTTAGCCTTAGAACATGATTTGGAAATTATTCCAATCATGAATAAAATAGATTTACCAAGCGCAGAGCCTGAATTAGTAAAAGATCAAATTGTAGATTTATTAGGTTGCAAGCGCGAAGATATTATGTCGGCTTCCGGAAAAACCGGACAAGGCGTACATGAAATTTTAGAAGCGATTGTAGATAGAATTCCTGCCCCTAGCGGTGATGAGAATGGTCCATTACAAGCATTGATTTTTGATTCTGTATTTAATTCTTTCAGAGGTATTATTGCTTACTTCCGTATTTATAACGGACAGTTAAAGAAAGGCGACAAAGTAAAATTTGTGAATACAGGCATGGAATACAATGCCGATGAAATTGGTGTATTACGTTTAAAACAAGAACCTCGTGATATCGTAAAAACCGGCGATGTAGGTTATATTATTTCCGGAATTAAAGAAGCGCGTGAGGTAAAAGTGGGTGATACGATTACCACTGTTGCAAATCCATGTAAAGAAGCAATTAAAGGATTTGAAGATGTAAAACCAATGGTATTTGCCGGTATTTATCCTGTAGATACTGAAGATTTCGAAGAGCTTCGTTACTCAATGGAGAAGTTACAATTAAATGATGCTTCATTGACCTGGGAACCGGAAAGTTCTGCGGCATTAGGATTCGGATTCCGTTGCGGATTCTTAGGCATGTTACACATGGAGATTGTACAGGAACGTTTGGAACGTGAGTTCAACATGACGGTTATTACCACTGTACCAAACGTAAGTTACATTGCATACAAAACTAACGGTGAGGTCATAACGGTAAACAATCCGAGCGACTTACCTGATCCTGCACTCATTGATTATGTAGAAGAACCTTATATAAAAGCAAATATCATTACTAAATCAGAATTTATTGGTCCGGTAATGAGTTTGTGTATTGAGAAGCGCGGACAAATTGTTACTCAAAATTATTTAACTGCCGATCGCGTTGAATTAGTTTTTGAAATGCCATTAGGAGAAGTTGTATTTGATTTCTTCGACCGATTAAAATCTATCTCTAAAGGTTATGCTTCTTTCGATTATCATCCAATAGGCATGAAACAATCTGATTTAGTGAAGTTGGATATTTTATTGAATGGCGAGCAAGTGGATGCATTATCTGCCTTAATACATCGCAGTAATGCCTATGAATTCGGTAAAAAGATTTGCGAAAAATTGAAAGAATTAATCCCGCGTCAGCAATTTGAAATTCCTATTCAGGCTGCAGTGGGCGCTAAAATTATTGCGCGTGAAACCATTCGCGCGATTCGTAAAGACGTAACTGCGAAATGTTATGGTGGTGATATCAGCCGTAAGCGTAAATTATTGGAAAAACAAAAAGAAGGTAAAAAGCGCATGAAGCAAGTTGGTAGTGTAGAGATTCCGCAAAGTGCCTTCATGGCTGTGTTAAAGCTAAACGATTAG
- a CDS encoding excinuclease ABC subunit C, producing MEDFSEHIQSIIKSLPETPGVYQYYDKENTLLYVGKAKSLKKRVSSYFTKEHDNARLRLLVKKISDIKTVKVNTELDALLLENNLIKNLKPRYNVNLRDDKTYPWIIIKNERFPRIFYTRKQIKDGSEYFGPYPSVLVMHALLDLIKQLFPLRTCSYDLSEQNIAKKKFRVCLDYHIGKCKGPCEGKQSFEEYDNNMKQIRKIIKGDFAFALKDLKAEMQTFSDNLEFEKAEELKQKIDLLEKYQGKSTIVHPSVTDTDVFAAIHEESISYVSYFKIYNGAIVQAQILELKKQLDETPEEMLVFAINEIRQRFNSKSKEIIVAEEPEFKFPDTKYYVPKIGDKKHLLDLCLKNALSHKREREKQIALTDPERHTTRIMQQMMKDLHLKEEPRRIEGFDNSNIQGNFAVSAMPVFIDGKPAKKEYRHFNVKTVEGPDDFATMEEVIYRRYSRVLEEGLPLPQLIVIDGGKGQLGAAVNSLQKLGLYGKIPVIGIAKRLEEIYFPGDSIPLYLDKRSETLRVIQHIRDEAHRFGITHHRSKRSRETIKTELSLIKGISEVTALKLLNEFKSVKQIKETSLEELAKVIGPAKAQLVWDFYHN from the coding sequence ATAGAAGATTTTTCTGAACATATCCAATCCATCATTAAATCCTTACCCGAAACACCGGGTGTGTATCAGTATTACGATAAGGAGAATACTTTATTGTATGTGGGGAAAGCCAAGAGTTTAAAAAAACGGGTGAGTTCTTATTTTACCAAAGAGCATGATAACGCGCGTTTACGTTTATTGGTAAAAAAAATCAGCGACATCAAAACCGTGAAAGTAAACACGGAGCTGGATGCATTGTTGCTGGAAAATAATTTAATTAAGAATTTAAAGCCGCGTTATAATGTTAATCTGCGCGACGATAAAACGTATCCATGGATTATCATTAAGAATGAGAGATTCCCTCGTATATTTTACACGCGCAAACAAATTAAAGACGGCTCAGAGTATTTCGGTCCATATCCTTCCGTTTTGGTGATGCATGCTCTGTTGGATTTAATTAAGCAATTGTTTCCATTGCGTACTTGCAGTTATGATTTATCGGAGCAAAACATTGCCAAGAAAAAATTCAGAGTGTGTTTGGATTACCATATCGGGAAATGCAAAGGTCCGTGTGAGGGGAAACAAAGTTTTGAGGAGTATGATAATAACATGAAGCAAATCCGCAAAATTATTAAAGGCGATTTTGCTTTTGCTTTGAAGGATTTAAAAGCGGAGATGCAAACGTTCTCTGATAATTTGGAATTTGAAAAGGCGGAGGAGCTGAAACAGAAGATAGATTTGCTGGAAAAATACCAAGGGAAATCAACCATTGTTCATCCTAGCGTAACAGACACTGATGTGTTCGCGGCTATTCACGAAGAAAGTATTTCCTACGTTAGTTATTTCAAAATTTACAACGGCGCCATTGTGCAGGCGCAGATATTGGAATTGAAAAAGCAGTTGGATGAAACGCCGGAAGAAATGTTAGTGTTCGCTATCAACGAAATTCGTCAGCGTTTCAATTCCAAGAGTAAAGAAATTATTGTAGCGGAAGAACCGGAGTTTAAATTTCCGGATACAAAATATTATGTTCCTAAAATTGGCGATAAAAAACATTTACTTGATTTATGTTTAAAAAATGCCTTATCGCATAAACGCGAGCGTGAGAAGCAAATTGCTTTAACTGATCCGGAGCGGCACACCACGCGCATCATGCAACAAATGATGAAGGATTTGCACTTGAAGGAGGAGCCGCGACGTATTGAAGGATTCGATAACTCTAACATCCAAGGAAATTTTGCCGTAAGTGCAATGCCTGTGTTTATCGACGGTAAGCCGGCAAAAAAAGAGTATCGCCATTTTAATGTAAAAACGGTGGAAGGTCCTGATGATTTCGCAACGATGGAAGAAGTTATTTACCGCCGTTACTCCCGCGTATTGGAAGAAGGATTGCCTTTACCTCAGTTAATTGTGATTGATGGAGGCAAAGGACAATTAGGCGCGGCAGTCAATAGTTTACAAAAGCTGGGTTTGTATGGTAAAATTCCCGTAATAGGAATTGCGAAACGTTTGGAAGAAATTTATTTCCCGGGAGATTCTATTCCCTTGTATTTAGATAAACGAAGTGAAACATTACGGGTTATACAACATATACGTGATGAGGCGCACCGTTTCGGAATAACACACCATCGCAGCAAACGCAGTCGCGAAACTATTAAAACCGAATTGAGTTTAATAAAGGGTATCAGTGAAGTGACGGCGCTCAAATTACTGAACGAATTTAAATCGGTAAAGCAAATAAAAGAAACCTCTCTCGAGGAATTAGCAAAGGTAATTGGACCCGCAAAAGCGCAATTGGTTTGGGATTTTTATCATAACTAA
- a CDS encoding type II toxin-antitoxin system mRNA interferase toxin, RelE/StbE family, with protein MEVAFSSSFKKAFKRISRNKALEKKFWSRLEVFMEDPSDVRLKTHKLSGKLKDLWSFSIEYDVRVIFYFSDKTHAVFIDIGTHNEVY; from the coding sequence ATTGAAGTTGCATTTAGTTCTTCATTTAAGAAAGCTTTCAAACGGATTTCACGAAACAAAGCATTAGAGAAAAAGTTTTGGTCACGATTGGAAGTATTTATGGAGGACCCTTCTGACGTTAGACTTAAAACGCATAAGTTATCCGGAAAGTTAAAGGACTTGTGGAGTTTTTCTATAGAGTATGATGTGCGCGTTATTTTTTATTTTTCAGATAAAACTCATGCGGTTTTCATCGATATTGGAACACATAATGAAGTGTATTAA
- the asnS gene encoding asparagine--tRNA ligase, producing the protein MARVKIKEILGLSPQNQEITVKGWVRTFRNNQFIALNDGSTNNNLQVVVDFNNTPETILKRITTGAAIAATGTLIASQGKGQTVELVAKSVEIIGDSDAEKYPLQPKKHSLEFLREIAHLRFRTNTFGAVFRIRHSLAYAIHKFFNDKGFLYLHTPIITASDAEGAGETFHVTNFDLNNIPRNEQGEINYKEDFFGKSTNLTVSGQLEGELGAMAFGDIYTFGPTFRAENSNTARHLAEFWMIEPEMAFYDLNDNMDLAEELLHYVIRYALEHNKEDIEFLTQRLLDEEKQKPQNERSEMNLMEKLNFCINNKFERVTYTEAISILRESNHNKKKKFQYLVNEWGVDLQSEHERYLVEKHFNKPVILTDYPKNIKAFYMRQNDDGKTVRAMDILFPGIGEIVGGSQREERLELLEQRMKEMNIPAEELSWYLDTRRFGSCPHAGFGLGFERLVLFVTGMTNIRDVIPFPRTPKNCEF; encoded by the coding sequence ATGGCACGTGTTAAAATCAAAGAAATCTTAGGGTTAAGTCCTCAAAATCAGGAAATAACAGTAAAAGGCTGGGTGCGCACCTTTCGTAACAATCAGTTTATTGCGTTGAATGACGGTTCAACCAATAATAATTTACAGGTGGTGGTTGATTTTAATAATACGCCGGAAACAATTTTAAAACGTATTACAACCGGTGCGGCTATTGCGGCTACCGGGACTTTAATTGCATCGCAGGGTAAAGGACAAACCGTTGAATTAGTTGCAAAGTCAGTTGAAATTATTGGCGACAGCGATGCGGAAAAGTATCCGTTGCAGCCAAAGAAACATAGTTTGGAATTTTTACGTGAGATTGCGCATTTGCGTTTTCGTACCAATACATTCGGTGCGGTGTTTCGCATTCGTCATTCTTTAGCGTATGCCATCCACAAGTTTTTCAACGATAAAGGATTTTTGTATTTACATACACCAATCATTACAGCGAGTGATGCGGAAGGTGCCGGCGAAACTTTTCATGTAACAAATTTTGATTTGAATAACATTCCGCGTAATGAGCAAGGTGAAATAAATTACAAAGAAGATTTTTTTGGTAAGTCTACTAATCTAACGGTGAGCGGACAGCTCGAGGGTGAGTTGGGCGCCATGGCTTTTGGAGATATTTATACATTTGGGCCAACTTTCAGAGCGGAAAACTCTAACACCGCACGACATCTTGCTGAGTTCTGGATGATAGAACCTGAAATGGCTTTTTATGATTTAAATGACAATATGGATCTGGCGGAAGAATTATTACACTATGTAATTCGTTACGCGCTGGAGCATAACAAAGAAGATATTGAGTTTTTAACGCAACGTTTATTAGACGAAGAAAAACAAAAGCCACAAAACGAACGCAGCGAAATGAATTTGATGGAGAAATTAAATTTCTGTATCAACAATAAGTTTGAGCGTGTAACGTATACTGAAGCAATTTCTATTTTAAGAGAGAGTAATCATAATAAGAAAAAGAAATTCCAGTATTTAGTAAACGAGTGGGGAGTTGACTTACAAAGTGAGCATGAGCGTTATTTGGTAGAAAAGCATTTCAATAAACCGGTTATCTTAACCGACTATCCAAAAAACATTAAAGCGTTTTACATGCGTCAGAACGACGATGGAAAAACCGTAAGAGCTATGGATATTTTATTCCCTGGTATCGGAGAGATTGTAGGAGGTTCGCAACGTGAAGAGCGTTTGGAATTGTTAGAGCAACGCATGAAGGAGATGAACATTCCTGCAGAAGAATTGAGTTGGTATTTAGACACCAGACGATTTGGATCTTGTCCGCATGCCGGATTTGGTTTGGGTTTTGAGCGATTAGTTTTATTCGTAACGGGCATGACTAATATCCGCGACGTGATTCCATTCCCGAGAACTCCTAAGAATTGTGAATTCTAA
- a CDS encoding response regulator transcription factor, producing the protein MGYKLLLIEDEKNFGMVLKDYLSMNGYSVTLCENGELGVEEFKKNNFDLCIVDIMMPKKDGFTVAGEMRLINKHTPFIFLTARGMRDDIIKGYRLGAYDYITKPFDSEVLLYKLQVILNKAQKENAIQNEYKIGKYTFQVKMRILKNGTDTDIKLSPKEAALLQLLCQHQNDVLPREKALKQIWKDDNYFTARSMDVYIVKLRKHLSSDPSIEINNLHGNGYTLLSR; encoded by the coding sequence ATGGGGTATAAGCTATTATTAATAGAAGACGAGAAAAATTTCGGCATGGTGCTTAAGGACTATTTAAGCATGAATGGATATAGTGTAACGCTTTGTGAAAATGGAGAGTTAGGAGTCGAAGAGTTTAAGAAAAACAATTTTGATTTATGCATCGTTGATATCATGATGCCTAAGAAAGACGGATTTACAGTAGCGGGGGAAATGCGTTTAATAAATAAACATACGCCTTTTATTTTTCTGACTGCACGTGGTATGCGAGATGATATAATTAAAGGATACCGACTTGGAGCCTATGATTATATTACAAAACCATTCGACTCTGAAGTACTTTTATATAAACTCCAGGTTATCTTAAATAAGGCACAAAAGGAAAATGCCATTCAAAACGAATATAAAATAGGTAAGTACACTTTTCAGGTAAAAATGCGCATTCTTAAAAACGGAACGGATACAGACATCAAATTATCACCAAAAGAAGCGGCGTTACTTCAATTACTTTGTCAGCACCAGAACGATGTTTTACCCCGCGAGAAAGCATTGAAACAAATCTGGAAAGATGATAATTATTTTACTGCCCGAAGTATGGATGTATATATAGTTAAATTACGCAAACATCTGTCATCCGACCCATCCATTGAAATAAATAACCTCCACGGAAATGGCTACACTTTACTCAGCCGATAA
- a CDS encoding 2TM domain-containing protein: METEKDKLLWKEAKKRVGFKNHLITYILVNIFFWGMWFIGDRHTTHNGLPWPIFPTLGWGFGLFWHFAGTYLRGDKVGAVEREYEKLKKREEQKNS; encoded by the coding sequence ATGGAAACAGAAAAAGATAAGTTGCTTTGGAAAGAAGCAAAAAAGCGCGTAGGTTTTAAAAATCATTTAATCACCTACATTTTAGTAAATATATTTTTTTGGGGAATGTGGTTCATTGGTGATAGGCATACTACACACAATGGATTACCTTGGCCAATTTTTCCAACGCTTGGTTGGGGCTTTGGATTATTTTGGCATTTTGCCGGTACCTATCTTCGGGGAGATAAAGTAGGTGCGGTTGAACGCGAATACGAAAAACTTAAGAAGCGTGAGGAACAAAAAAATTCCTAA